A section of the Rattus norvegicus strain BN/NHsdMcwi chromosome 15, GRCr8, whole genome shotgun sequence genome encodes:
- the Or4k1l1 gene encoding olfactory receptor 4K1, translating to MAHSNESTVSEFVLLGLSKSWGLQLLLFTIFSVIYVTSVLGNVMIIVIIFADSHLNSPMYFLLGHLSFIDICQSNFATPKMLVDFFVELKTISFEGCMTQIFLLHSFVGSEMMLLVAMGYDRFVAICKPLHYNLIMNRRVCIIFVSISWSVGILHSVSHLAFTVNLPFCGPNEVDSFFCDLPLVIKLACMDTYRMEILTLANSGLISLSCFLALVISYIIILVTVQRQSSSGSSKALSTLTAHITVVILFFGPCIYFYIWPFSRLSVDKFLSVFYTICTPLLNPIIYSLRNEDVKSALRKLRNSHVNPGKN from the coding sequence ATGGCTCACAGTAATGAATCCACAGTATCTGAGTTTGTgcttctgggactttctaaaTCTTGGGGACTTCAGCTTCTGCTTTTTACTATCTTCTCTGTCATCTATGTGACATCAGTGTTGGGTAATGTCATGATTATTGTCATCATTTTCGCTGACTCACACTTGAACTCTCCTATGTACTTTTTGCTCGGTCACCTTTCATTCATTGACATCTGCCAGTCTAACTTTGCCACTCCTAAGATGCTTGTGGACTTTTTTGTTGAACTCAAAACTATTTCCTTTGAGGGTTGCATGACCcaaatatttcttcttcataGCTTTGTTGGGAGCGAAATGATGTTGCTTGTAGCTATGGGGTATGACAGGTTTGTAGCAATATGTAAGCCACTGCACTACAATCTAATTATGAATCGGAGGGTATGTATAATTTTTGTGTCAATTTCTTGGTCAGTAGGTATTCTTCATTCGGTGAGCCATTTGGCATTTACAGTGAATCTGCCGTTCTGTGGTCCCAATGAGGTAGATAGCTTCTTTTGTGATCTTCCCTTGGTGATAAAGCTTGCCTGCATGGATACATACAGAATGGAAATTTTGACCTTGGCTAACAGTGGCCTGATATCACTGAGCTGTTTCCTGGCTTTAGTTATTTCCTATATCATCATTTTGGTCACTGTCCAACGCCAGTCCTCTAGTGGGTCATCAAAAGCACTTTCTACACTAACGGCTCATATCACTGTGGTGATTCTTTTCTTTGGGCCCTGTATTTATTTCTACATATGGCCTTTCAGCAGATTGTCTGTGGATAAGTTCCTTTCTGTCTTCTATACCATTTGCACACCTTTACTGAATCCTATCATATATTCTCTGAGAAATGAAGATGTGAAATCAGCCTTGAGGAAACTGAGAAACAGTCATGTAAATCCTGGGAAAAATTAA